Below is a window of Moraxella nasibovis DNA.
CAAGCACAAGAATACGACGATGATCGAAATGGCGTACAGCATCGGCGCTTGTGAGCCTGACTGCTGCTCTTGCAGAGTCAAGCCAGTCCACTCAAAGCCAATACCATCAGGCAGCTGACTGGCGATCTCCTCCATCGCAGCGACTGCCTCGCCATTCGATCTGCCTGCTGCTGGCGCACCTTGAATGCTCATGCTTGGTAAGCTGTTATAACGGCTCAAAGTCGGCGAACCATAAGTCCACTCGCTAGATGAGAACGCATCAAAGCCGATCATATTGCCAGTGTTGTTACGCACATACCATTTGCCGATGTCCTCAGGCGTGGTGCGAGCGCTTGGCTCACCTTGCATATACACCGCCTTAATACGACCACGATCGACAAAGTCACCGATCTTCGCCGAACCCCACGCCGTAGAAATCGTGCGGTTGATGTCGCTGATACCAATGCCGTAGGCTGATGCTTGGGCATGGTTGACATTCACTTTGAGCTGTGGCGCATCTTCTTGACCATTTGGACGCACGCCTGCCAGCACTTCTGGCTTCTGCGCTGCCATGCCAAGCACCATGTTGCGAGCCTCTAACAGCGCCGCATGACCCACACCACCTGTGTCTTGTAATTGAAAATCAAAGCCGCTGGCATTACCCAAGCCTTGAATCGCAGGTGGCGCAAGCGTGTAGACATTGGCTTTATTATACTGAGTCATGAAATAACCCATCGCCTTGCCTGCCATGCTTGACGCATCCGAACCTGGTGCCGTACGCTCATCCCAGTCTTTAAGACGAATGAACGCCATGCCCATGTTCTGACCGCTGCCCATAAAGCTAAATCCTGTGATGGTAAACACAGATTCGATGTTGTCTTTTTCTTGGCTGTTAAAATATGCACCCACATCATCAAGCACCGCTTGGGTGTCTTTAATGGTAGAGCCGACAGGTGTCTGCACCATCGTAAAGAGCATGCCTTGGTCTTCTTCTGGCACAAAAGAAGTCGGCAAACGCATGAACAGCAAACCCAAGATGGCGATGATCACCGCATAAGCGATACCAAATAGCCATCTGGCGTTAAAAGTTCTACCAACAAAGCTTTCGTATTTATTACTCGCCGTACGGAACATGCGGTTAAACCAGCCAAAAAAGCCTTTTTGGGTGTCGATGTCTTTATGCGCTTGACGCTTTAAAATCGTCACACAAAGCGCAGGCGTGAAAATCAGCGCAACGACCGCCGACAAAGTCATCGCTGTGATCAAAGTCACCGCAAACTGACGATAAATCACCCCTGTTGAACCACCCATGAACGCCATCGGCACAAATACCGCCGACAAAATAAGCGCAATACCGATCAGCACTTTACTGATCTCGTTCATCGACTGAATGGTGGCATCTTTGACAGAGATGGCAGGATTTTCCTCCAAGATACGCTCGACATTCTCCACGACGACGATCGCATCATCGACAAGCAGACCAATGGCAAGTACCAAGGCAAACATGGTTAAGATATTGATACTAAATCCTGCGACATACAGCACAGCAAATGTACCCAAAATCACCACTGGCACAGCAAGGGTTGGAATGATGGTGGCTCGCCAGTTTTGCAAGAACAAGAACATCACCAAAAACACCAAGACGATCGCCTCGATGAGCGTATGCACCACCTGCGTGATAGACAGACGCACAAATGGCGTGGTGTCATAAGGCACGACCGTTGTCAGACCTTTTGGATAACTTCTGGCAAGCTGATCGAGTCTTTCTTGTACCGCTTCACGCACCTGCAAAGCGTTGGCACCTGATGCCAGCATGATGCCAATACCTGCTGCCTCTTTGCCATTATATAGCGAATTAAAGCCGTAGTTTTCAGAGCCGATCTCGACACGAGCGACATCTTTTAGGCGAACTTGCGCCCCGCCAGCATCGGTTTTGATGAGCACATTACCAAACTCTTCGGCAGTTTGTAGATAGCTTTGGACAGTCACGGTGGCATTGATCACCTGACCTGCCTCATCTGATGGTGCTGCCGCCAGCTGACCTGCCGAGACTTGGGCATTTTGAGCTGAGATGGCAGCGGCGATGTCTGATGGCATGAGCGAATAAGCACGCAGCTTTTCTGGGTCAAGCCAGATACGCATGGCATATTCAGAACCAAAGACATTGACATTACCCACGCCATTGACACGGCTGATCTGCTCGACGATGTTTGAATTTAGATAATCAGCGATGTCCGTCTTGTCCATGCTGCCATCTTCGGAGATGTATGCCACGACCATCAAGAAAGATGATGAAGACTTACTGACCGTCAAGCCTTGCTGCTGCACCGCCTCTGGCAATGCTGCCGTTGCCGCTTGTAGCTTATTTTGTACCTGCACTTGGGCGATGTCAGGGTCTGTGCCGCTTTCAAAAGTAAGCTGAACCGATGCCGAGCCTTGTGCTGACGAGCTTGATGACATATACATCATGCCGTCAAGACCTGTCATCTGCTGCTCAATCACCTGCGTGACAGAGTTTTCCACCGTCTGAGCATCCGCACCCGGATAGACAGCGCTGACCGTCACCGTAGGTGGTGCAATCTCAGGATACTGTGAGATGGGCAGTTTTAATACCGCAAGCACACCCACCAACATGATCAAAATGGAGATGACCCACGCAAAAATGGGTCGTTCGATAAAATACTTAGACATGCCCGCTCCTACTGTGCTGTGGTCGCATCAGCAGCTTTGGACGCTGACTCATCATTTTGGGCATCGCTACTGCTTGGCGGTGCCATCACGGTATTTTGACCTTGCTGGGCAGGCTGAGCGGCTGTGCCTTGGGTGGCATTTTGAGCGGCTTGGTCGGCAGGCGCATATGGACGAGTCTCCACCACCTGATCTGGCTTGACTTTGGCACCACCGACGATGACCACATTATCACCTTGCATCAGACCCTCTGTGATGACCCATTGACCATTAAAAGTGCCAGCCGTTTTCACCATGCGAGCCTCGATTTTCTTCTCGGCATTCACCACATACACCTGCGTTTCACCTTTTGGCGTACGCATGACGGCACTTTGTGGCAATAAGGTGGCGTTATTGACAATCGACTGCGCCAAATTGGCATTCACATACATACCTGGAATCAAGATGCCGTCTGGGTTTGGAAATACAGCACGGATTTTAACAGCGCCCGTCGCTTCATCGACACTGGCATCAGATAAGGCAAGACGACCAATAATCGGATAAGGCTGACCATCTTCTAAGACGATCTGCACATCGCTACTGCCCTCACTTGCCTTACCCTCAGCGATCTGCTGGCGAAGTCTTAACATCTCTGACGATGACTGACTGATGTCCACATACACATAGTCTGTACGAGTGATGGTCGCCAGTGCATTGCCTTGATTGGCAGCCACCAACGCACCATTTGTCACCGCTGAGATGCCGATTCTACCGCTGATCGGTGCTTTGACGATGGTACGGCTATAATCCAGCTCACTGGCGCTCAGGCTTGCTTTGGCACTATTGATGGCAGCATCAGCACTGCCAATGCCTGCACGAGCCTGCTCTACGGTCGCTTTGGCAGCCTCGACATTCGCCTCAGCGGTACGCACCGCCGTCACCGCTTGGTCATAGACTTGCTTAGATACGGCATCCGCCTCCACCAAGCCTTGTAGTCTTGCCAAATCCGCTCTCGCCTGCGCCAAGGTCGCTTGCTGAGCCACTAAGGCTGCTTGCGACTGAGCATATGCGGCACGGGCATTTTGAGCAGATGCCTCAGCATTAGCAATCGATGCTCTGCCTGCATTGATGGCACTGGCGTAATTATCTGTATTGATGCGATACAAAGGCTGACCGGCACGCACAAAGCTGCCTTCACGGAACAATACCTCATCAATGATGCCCGTCACCTGCGGACGCACCTCTGAAGTCTCAACGGCGGTCACACGCCCTGAGAAAGTCTTACTGATGGGAATAGCGCCCAGATTCACTGTCTGCACATCCACGACGGCAGGTGGCATTTGCTGTGAAGCGGCGGCTTGGTCGGCTTGACCTGATTGATTGCAAGCCGTCAAAAGCGCCATGCCAGAAAATACCGCAGCGATTGCCGCTGCACGGAAATTTCGTTTCATAAACACCTTACTCATTTAATCATTCGTTTGTCATCATAATCATAGTTTTACTGCTTTAATTTTTTAGAGGGTTGCTCATCAAAAATACAAAGCAAGCGACCAAGCAAGCGACTAAGAAAGTAAAACCCTAAAACCACACGAAATGCCCCATCGGTCTTTCTGATGAAGCACTTGCCATTGCAGCTTTGCATGGCAAATTTGTATGGCAAATCAGCGTAAAACCCAAACATTTTGCGCATACATAAAGCTTACTATTATACTTCAAAAAACCCATGAAGTTTAGTTTTTATTTTTAAATTTACCAAAAAATCAGCTTGTATTTTTGACAAAACTGTGTGCAACTCGCCTGCTTTTTGCCGCTTTGGGTGGGATTTTTGCCATTTTTGAGAAAATTTATGCCATTTGCTGCATTTTTTATGAAAAATCGCTTGCTTTTTTCAAAAAATTTGCTATCATAGCGACCTATTCAATAAGGCTGGATGGCAGAGTGGTCATGCAGCGGACTGCAACTCCGTGTACGCCGGTTCGATTCCGACTCCAGCCTCCATTTTTTAAATCTACAGATTCATCCGCCCGGGTGGTGAAATTGGTAGACACAAGGGATTTAAAATCCCTCGCTCTTACGAGCGTGCCGGTTCGAGTCCGGCCCCGGGCACCATCTCATATTTTTTGGCATTTGCCATACTCAAAAACCCTTAAAGTCAGTCGCTTTAAGGGTTTTTTGTTGTTTTAATCATGGATTGTATTGGTGGGTTTTATTGTTGGTGCATGGGTAAATTTGCCAGCTTGACGCATTTGGCTTGTTGATGCGTCAAGTTGATATACCAAGGTTTGTTAATGCGTCAAGACTGACCAGACAAAGCGAGTAAAATCGCACTCAAAGCATCGCCACATGAGAGAGCATCTCATCAAGTACGGCTGACACCTTGGCATCGTGACCTGCATTGGGCGCATTGACCATCGCCACGAACACATACCACTTGCCATCACGCCCCATCACATAGCCCGCCAGACTGCTGACATCGTTGAGCGTGCCAGTCTTTACATGCGCCCGTCCGATGGCAGGATGACTGGCATCTCTTTTTGCAAGATTTGCCATCGTGCCTGAAATGCCCGCAACAGGCAACGAGGCTTTAAAAATCTCAAAGTCTGGCTGCTGATAGGCAAACACCAAAAGCTCCGCCATCGCCTCTGGTGTGATGGCACAATCTCGGCAAAGCCCAGAGGCGCGGCTCATCACAGGCGGCTGGCTTTTTAGATGCTTTTTCCACCAGCGATCGATGAACGAAAACGCCGAAGGATAATCACTCACCGACACCTCGCCTGACGCCAAAGGCAACGACAGCGCCACCTGCTCAGTCATGACATTATTTGAATACTGATTGATGAGATGAATCTGCTCACCCAAAGGCTTGGACAGCGACACCAGCCAAGGCAGCCCCATCGACTCACGAGCCTTCGCCATGACAACTTCACCAGAAAACGCCGCATCCAGCTTTTGCCATTCACCCTGCACCGCCTTCATCGCCAGCCGATCTGCATCAAAAAAGGTCAGCCAATACGAACGACGACCGCAGTCGGCATTGGTGCCGCCAGTGACCAAAAGACGGCTGTCAGACAGATTAAGCTGAGATTCTGTCAGGCAGCTTGACTGATTGGCGGCGATTTGATTTGGTGCGTCAAAGTCTGCCAATGTTGGTAGCACTTGCACAGCAGCACCTTGGCGATCACCTGCCATAAATACCTTTTGCTGTCTGCCATCACCATCTTGGCTTACCACCTCACGACCCGAAGGCAGCACATCCACCTCCACCGTGCCAAAATTCACCAAAAAAGCATTTGGTGCGGCATTATAAGCACGCATTCCCTGACCATCAAAGGCGTGCGTGTCAAATTTGACATCACGAAATGCCAGATTATCGATGATGATATCACCCTGAATGTGGCGAATGCCCCGTGCCTGCACTTGTGTGAGCATGGCACGCAGGTGCTCGTGCGTCATCGCAGGGTCGCCATTGCCTTGTATGACAAGGTCGCCATGTAGCGTACCATTGATGATCACGCCTTTGGGCTGAACATAAGTCGCCCAGCGGTGATGCTCACCCAGCGTATGTAGCGCAATGTAAGTGGTGATGAGCTTTTGGGTGGAGGCAGGCGTGCGAGGTGTGTCGGCGTGATGTCGAATGAGGGGGTTTTGGCGCAGCATTTGTCCTGACGCTGCGCCATTTTGACCCTGCCGAGCCGACAATGGCTCAACCCAAAGACTCACCGCATCAGCAACCAAGCCTGCCTGAGCCATCTTATCACGCACGCTTTGCGGTAGCGCGTCATCTAAATTCGTCATCGCCACACCCTCGCTTGCGGCTTGCGCTTGTACACAAAGCGGCGCACCCATCATCGCCATCAATAGCACGCCCAAGATGGCAGCTCGCCCAGCCCTACCGTGTTTCATTACAAAACCCATCATCTCATCAAACACAAATCACGCAAAATAACGATCAAGACCTTCTTGAATGCCTGAGCTAATCATGCCTTTAAGTGGCTTTGCCAAAAACGCCAAATCCGCCTCAAAAATGACCTTATCTGCATCCAAAAAAGCACGCCCATCGACGCCTGCTTTATTGATTGAGACCGTGTCGGTGTCTGCACCTTCTTGATAGACAGCATCCAAGCCAAATTCATCTTTGGCTTCTTGTAGCCATTTTTTCGCCTGCGTGCGTGCTGTTTGTAGATCAAAATTATGGCGTTTTTCAATGCGAATGTCTGACATATCCACTCCTTAATGTTTTAAATATCAATGCTTTAAATAGCATTACTTTTAAAATAAATCATTCGATAAAAAAAGATTGTCCATTGTAGAACAATCTTTTGGATAATGCGATGAGATTTATGTAACCAAATTCTCACCGCTGATTTTTATTTGGCGCTTAGGTTTTTGACGGTTGGTTTTTCGGCAATTAGGTTTTTGGCGCTTAGGTCTTTGGCAAAGTAACGCCCGTTTGCCCTTGATATTTACCGCCACGATCTTTATAAGAAGTTTCGCACACATCGTCAGCGTCCGATTGGAAAAACAACATCTGAGCCACGCCCTCGCCTGCATAAATGCGTGCTGGCAAGTTGGTCGTGTTACTAAATTCTAAAGTCACATGACCTTCCCATTCAGGCTCAAGCGGTGTGACATTGACGATGATGCCACAGCGAGCGTAGGTAGATTTGCCAAGGCAGACAGTCAAAACATCTCGTGGGATTTTAAAATATTCCACTGTGCGAGCCAGTGCAAATGAGTTTGGCGGAATGATGCACTCATCACCAACAATATCCACAAAACTTTTTGGGTCGAAGTTTTTTGGATCGACGATGGCAGAATGCACATTGGTAAAAACCTTAAATTCATTGGCGCAGCGAACATCGTAGCCGTAGCTTGAAGTGCCGTAGCTTACGATTTTATCGCCCTGCTCGTTGTGGCGGACTTGTTTTGGCTCAAAAGGTGAGATCATCTCGTGTTCGGTCGCCATTTTGCGAATCCAGCGGTCTGATTTGATGGACATGAGTTTTCCTAATGTTAATCTGATTTTAAAATGTGCTTAAAAATGCTCGCCATTATAAAGGATAACGCCATTTTAAGCAACGCACGAACCGCCCAAGTGACAGAAAGCCTTTTTAAAAAATCCGCCCATCTTGGCGAGTTTTGGTGTATTTGGCAATGTCATCATCAATGCCTTTGGCGATGGCATCATAAATGTGCGTAATCTGTTCGCCCAGCTGTTTTGGCTCGCCTTTATCCATCTTTTCACGAATACTGGCATCAATCGGCAGTTGTCCCAATAGTGGCACGCCGTACAGCTGTGCCATACTCTGACCGCCATCAGCCCCAAAAATCGCCTCCGTATGACCGCAAGCACTGCAAGTATGTAGCGACATATTTTCCACAATGCCCAAAATCGCAATGTCCGTTTTGACAAACATCTCCACGCCTTTTTTGGCATCAAGCAAGGCAATGTGCTGCGGCGTGGTAACAATCACCGCCCCTGTGATGGGAATTCTTTGGGCAAGGGTAAGCTGAATGTCGCCTGTCCCAGGGGGCATATCAATCACCAAATAATCCAGATTTGGCCAGTTGGTTTGGCTGTATAATTGCATCAAAGCCCCAGTCGCTTTCACGCCACGCCATGCCACAGGCGTGTTGTCGCTTTCAATCAAATTGCCGATGGACAATAGCGCCAAACCATGAGCGTCAATCGGCACAAATTGGTCGTTTTCAACCACAGGTCGCACGCCTGCCACGCCCAGCATATCAGGCACGGACGGTCCATAAATGTCAGCGTCCAAAATCCCTACTTTTTTGCCAAGTCTTTGTAGGGCAAGGGCGATATTGACGGTGGTCGTGGATTTGCCCACACCGCCTTTACCACTGGCAACCACGACGATGTGGCGAATGCGTGGGTGTGGCGCAATGTCGGCTTGCTTGGGGGCAGATTTGGCAGGCTTAGGCTCGTCTGTAGATGCAGGGATTTTGTCGCTTGGCGTGAATGTTTGCACCTTAGCAGAAGTGTTGGCGCTGGGGGCAGGTGCGACTTTATCGGTCAAAACCACATTCAAATTCACTTCCATCACGCCCAATTCGGACAATCTGGCACGCAATTTATGATACATCGCTTCAAGCTCGGCTTGGTTGGCATCTTTGTGGATTTTTAGCGAAATGTTTAGCACATCGTCATGCGTGCTTTGCTCATCAATAAACTTCGTCAAAGGCTGATGATACAGCACAAACTCGCTCATCACTTGCTTGACATCATTCATGTTGATGGCGTTTTTCTTTTTAAAG
It encodes the following:
- the dacB gene encoding D-alanyl-D-alanine carboxypeptidase/D-alanyl-D-alanine endopeptidase, yielding MKHGRAGRAAILGVLLMAMMGAPLCVQAQAASEGVAMTNLDDALPQSVRDKMAQAGLVADAVSLWVEPLSARQGQNGAASGQMLRQNPLIRHHADTPRTPASTQKLITTYIALHTLGEHHRWATYVQPKGVIINGTLHGDLVIQGNGDPAMTHEHLRAMLTQVQARGIRHIQGDIIIDNLAFRDVKFDTHAFDGQGMRAYNAAPNAFLVNFGTVEVDVLPSGREVVSQDGDGRQQKVFMAGDRQGAAVQVLPTLADFDAPNQIAANQSSCLTESQLNLSDSRLLVTGGTNADCGRRSYWLTFFDADRLAMKAVQGEWQKLDAAFSGEVVMAKARESMGLPWLVSLSKPLGEQIHLINQYSNNVMTEQVALSLPLASGEVSVSDYPSAFSFIDRWWKKHLKSQPPVMSRASGLCRDCAITPEAMAELLVFAYQQPDFEIFKASLPVAGISGTMANLAKRDASHPAIGRAHVKTGTLNDVSSLAGYVMGRDGKWYVFVAMVNAPNAGHDAKVSAVLDEMLSHVAML
- the dcd gene encoding dCTP deaminase, with the protein product MSIKSDRWIRKMATEHEMISPFEPKQVRHNEQGDKIVSYGTSSYGYDVRCANEFKVFTNVHSAIVDPKNFDPKSFVDIVGDECIIPPNSFALARTVEYFKIPRDVLTVCLGKSTYARCGIIVNVTPLEPEWEGHVTLEFSNTTNLPARIYAGEGVAQMLFFQSDADDVCETSYKDRGGKYQGQTGVTLPKT
- a CDS encoding Mrp/NBP35 family ATP-binding protein, which gives rise to MFNPFKKKNAINMNDVKQVMSEFVLYHQPLTKFIDEQSTHDDVLNISLKIHKDANQAELEAMYHKLRARLSELGVMEVNLNVVLTDKVAPAPSANTSAKVQTFTPSDKIPASTDEPKPAKSAPKQADIAPHPRIRHIVVVASGKGGVGKSTTTVNIALALQRLGKKVGILDADIYGPSVPDMLGVAGVRPVVENDQFVPIDAHGLALLSIGNLIESDNTPVAWRGVKATGALMQLYSQTNWPNLDYLVIDMPPGTGDIQLTLAQRIPITGAVIVTTPQHIALLDAKKGVEMFVKTDIAILGIVENMSLHTCSACGHTEAIFGADGGQSMAQLYGVPLLGQLPIDASIREKMDKGEPKQLGEQITHIYDAIAKGIDDDIAKYTKTRQDGRIF
- a CDS encoding efflux RND transporter permease subunit, whose translation is MSKYFIERPIFAWVISILIMLVGVLAVLKLPISQYPEIAPPTVTVSAVYPGADAQTVENSVTQVIEQQMTGLDGMMYMSSSSSAQGSASVQLTFESGTDPDIAQVQVQNKLQAATAALPEAVQQQGLTVSKSSSSFLMVVAYISEDGSMDKTDIADYLNSNIVEQISRVNGVGNVNVFGSEYAMRIWLDPEKLRAYSLMPSDIAAAISAQNAQVSAGQLAAAPSDEAGQVINATVTVQSYLQTAEEFGNVLIKTDAGGAQVRLKDVARVEIGSENYGFNSLYNGKEAAGIGIMLASGANALQVREAVQERLDQLARSYPKGLTTVVPYDTTPFVRLSITQVVHTLIEAIVLVFLVMFLFLQNWRATIIPTLAVPVVILGTFAVLYVAGFSINILTMFALVLAIGLLVDDAIVVVENVERILEENPAISVKDATIQSMNEISKVLIGIALILSAVFVPMAFMGGSTGVIYRQFAVTLITAMTLSAVVALIFTPALCVTILKRQAHKDIDTQKGFFGWFNRMFRTASNKYESFVGRTFNARWLFGIAYAVIIAILGLLFMRLPTSFVPEEDQGMLFTMVQTPVGSTIKDTQAVLDDVGAYFNSQEKDNIESVFTITGFSFMGSGQNMGMAFIRLKDWDERTAPGSDASSMAGKAMGYFMTQYNKANVYTLAPPAIQGLGNASGFDFQLQDTGGVGHAALLEARNMVLGMAAQKPEVLAGVRPNGQEDAPQLKVNVNHAQASAYGIGISDINRTISTAWGSAKIGDFVDRGRIKAVYMQGEPSARTTPEDIGKWYVRNNTGNMIGFDAFSSSEWTYGSPTLSRYNSLPSMSIQGAPAAGRSNGEAVAAMEEIASQLPDGIGFEWTGLTLQEQQSGSQAPMLYAISIIVVFLCLAALYESWSIPFSVMLIVPLGVLGAIIFTWLRGFDNDVYLQVGLLTVIGLSAKNAILIVEVAKELQEAGHTLKQAVMQAARQRLRPIIMTSLAFGLGVVPLAIATGAGSGSQNAVGTSVLGGVIAATFLGVFFIPMFYIWVRSLFPLKAAKQDAH
- a CDS encoding polyhydroxyalkanoic acid system family protein, which translates into the protein MSDIRIEKRHNFDLQTARTQAKKWLQEAKDEFGLDAVYQEGADTDTVSINKAGVDGRAFLDADKVIFEADLAFLAKPLKGMISSGIQEGLDRYFA
- a CDS encoding efflux RND transporter periplasmic adaptor subunit — translated: MSKVFMKRNFRAAAIAAVFSGMALLTACNQSGQADQAAASQQMPPAVVDVQTVNLGAIPISKTFSGRVTAVETSEVRPQVTGIIDEVLFREGSFVRAGQPLYRINTDNYASAINAGRASIANAEASAQNARAAYAQSQAALVAQQATLAQARADLARLQGLVEADAVSKQVYDQAVTAVRTAEANVEAAKATVEQARAGIGSADAAINSAKASLSASELDYSRTIVKAPISGRIGISAVTNGALVAANQGNALATITRTDYVYVDISQSSSEMLRLRQQIAEGKASEGSSDVQIVLEDGQPYPIIGRLALSDASVDEATGAVKIRAVFPNPDGILIPGMYVNANLAQSIVNNATLLPQSAVMRTPKGETQVYVVNAEKKIEARMVKTAGTFNGQWVITEGLMQGDNVVIVGGAKVKPDQVVETRPYAPADQAAQNATQGTAAQPAQQGQNTVMAPPSSSDAQNDESASKAADATTAQ